Proteins found in one Clostridium butyricum genomic segment:
- a CDS encoding AraC family transcriptional regulator produces MEVNKVAVDSNLLETTSHGNREFPMDVYRDDFSKYYTNIINWHWHPEIEFVMITKGKIEYSTEEETLILSEGDGIFINSNTLHMAKSIDGYQDSLMFSVVVSPKLIYNDTESIIYKKYVKPIIECSKLSYLKLDKSNTWQKQILSHLLYIDALKFNEDYGFEFIIKNQISLIWQLIALNTSHLYLHNNCPINSHSLSQERLKQMLRFIHKNYFKNITIDDIAKSANISRSECFRCFKKMINTKPFSYLTDFRLEKSLQLLLETDIPVSDICYSCGFNHSSYYGKLFKEKFGISPSSYRKSSAISNKHI; encoded by the coding sequence ATGGAAGTAAACAAAGTAGCCGTTGATTCAAATTTATTAGAAACAACATCTCATGGAAATCGTGAATTTCCAATGGATGTTTATAGAGACGATTTTTCAAAATATTATACTAATATTATAAACTGGCATTGGCATCCTGAAATAGAGTTTGTAATGATAACAAAAGGAAAAATAGAATACAGCACAGAAGAAGAGACTCTTATTCTAAGTGAAGGTGATGGTATTTTTATAAATTCCAACACACTTCATATGGCAAAGTCCATTGATGGATATCAAGACTCATTAATGTTTTCAGTAGTTGTATCTCCTAAGCTTATTTATAATGATACCGAAAGCATTATCTATAAGAAATATGTAAAACCAATTATAGAATGTTCAAAATTATCATATTTAAAGCTTGATAAGTCTAATACATGGCAGAAACAGATTCTTTCACATTTATTGTATATTGATGCTTTAAAATTTAATGAAGATTATGGTTTTGAATTTATAATAAAAAATCAAATCTCCCTTATATGGCAATTAATTGCACTCAATACATCTCATTTATATTTACATAATAACTGTCCTATAAATTCTCACTCCTTATCCCAAGAGCGTTTAAAACAGATGCTTAGATTTATACATAAGAACTATTTTAAGAATATAACTATAGATGATATAGCAAAATCTGCTAATATAAGCCGAAGCGAATGTTTCAGATGTTTTAAAAAAATGATAAATACAAAACCATTTTCTTATCTTACTGATTTTCGTCTTGAAAAGTCCCTACAGCTTCTCTTAGAAACAGATATACCAGTATCTGATATATGCTATTCCTGTGGCTTCAATCATTCAAGCTATTATGGAAAACTTTTTAAAGAAAAATTTGGAATTTCTCCTTCATCATATAGAAAATCATCTGCTATTTCAAATAAACATATATAA
- a CDS encoding MATE family efflux transporter has translation MAKNETKEMTKGDPFKLILGFSIPLLFGMLFQQFYSMVDTIIVGKYLGVSALAAVGATGSINFMVIGFCMGVCNGFAIPVAQKFGAGDYKSLRKYVANSFWLATIFSAVMTFFVCILCRNILLWMKTPEDIIEGAYAYIFIIFVGIPVTYLYNLLSAIIRSLGDSKTPLIFLIISSVINIILDLVLIIYMHMGVSGAAWATVIAQGISGVCCLVYMKEKYEILKFHKDELKVNKECMINLSYMGIPMGLQYSITAIGSVILQAAVNGLGSVVVASVTAASKITIFLACPFDALGSTMATYAGQNIGARKLDRISEGMKASIIIGSAYSVIALIVSIFFGKNIALLFVSGSETEILAQVSKYLIITGIFYIPLCLVNVVRFTIQGMGFSIFAILAGVCEMIARGICGFLLVPIFGYVAVCLASPVAWIFADAFLIPAYKSVLNKCREDMCCSAVKSVV, from the coding sequence ATGGCTAAGAATGAGACAAAAGAAATGACAAAAGGAGATCCTTTTAAATTAATATTAGGGTTTTCTATTCCACTTTTGTTTGGAATGCTGTTTCAACAGTTTTACAGCATGGTGGATACGATTATTGTTGGAAAATATTTAGGCGTTAGTGCCCTTGCCGCAGTAGGGGCAACAGGTTCAATAAATTTCATGGTAATAGGATTTTGCATGGGAGTATGTAATGGTTTTGCAATACCAGTTGCACAGAAATTTGGCGCAGGAGATTATAAATCACTACGTAAATATGTAGCAAATAGTTTTTGGCTTGCTACTATATTTTCTGCAGTTATGACATTTTTCGTATGTATATTATGTAGAAATATATTACTATGGATGAAAACTCCTGAAGATATTATTGAAGGAGCGTATGCTTATATCTTTATAATATTTGTAGGAATACCGGTTACTTATCTTTACAATCTTTTATCGGCAATTATACGTTCACTTGGAGACAGCAAGACACCCCTTATATTTTTGATAATATCATCAGTAATAAACATTATTCTTGATTTAGTGCTCATCATATATATGCATATGGGAGTATCAGGTGCAGCATGGGCAACTGTTATTGCACAAGGAATATCAGGAGTATGTTGTTTGGTATATATGAAAGAGAAATATGAAATTCTTAAATTCCACAAGGATGAATTAAAAGTTAATAAAGAATGTATGATAAATTTAAGTTATATGGGAATTCCAATGGGGCTTCAATATTCAATTACAGCCATTGGAAGTGTAATACTTCAAGCAGCTGTAAATGGTCTTGGGTCAGTTGTTGTTGCATCGGTAACAGCTGCTTCAAAAATAACTATTTTCTTGGCATGTCCATTTGATGCACTTGGATCTACAATGGCAACATATGCAGGGCAGAATATTGGAGCTAGAAAACTTGATCGTATAAGTGAGGGAATGAAAGCAAGCATAATAATAGGATCAGCATATTCTGTAATTGCTTTAATTGTATCAATATTTTTCGGGAAAAATATAGCATTGCTTTTTGTAAGTGGAAGTGAAACAGAAATACTTGCACAGGTAAGCAAATATCTAATAATTACAGGAATTTTCTATATACCTTTATGTCTTGTTAATGTAGTACGTTTCACTATTCAAGGAATGGGATTCTCCATATTTGCAATACTTGCAGGGGTTTGTGAAATGATAGCAAGAGGAATTTGTGGATTTTTACTTGTTCCTATTTTTGGCTATGTGGCAGTATGTTTAGCAAGTCCTGTTGCATGGATATTTGCAGATGCGTTTCTTATACCAGCATACAAAAGTGTACTCAATAAGTGTAGAGAAGATATGTGCTGTTCAGCAGTAAAAAGTGTAGTATAG